The following are from one region of the Arachis duranensis cultivar V14167 chromosome 10, aradu.V14167.gnm2.J7QH, whole genome shotgun sequence genome:
- the LOC107468656 gene encoding metacaspase-1 produces the protein MLACRRERCMQCGRPVLVPVQGYYVSVVCYGCQDYSKPQPNYPLPNRTSPYIDLAPGFPRPCPPRPPPPPASPYGKKRAVLFGISYGKRVNKIKGAVNDAHCMKYFLIDKLGFPTDSIRLLTDDPEERNPLRIPTKHNMRMAMRWLVEGCRPGDSLLFYYSGHGSREVDHDMDELDGYDEAICPVDYEHEGKIIDDEINATIVRPLPRGAKLHALVDTCFSGTVLDLPFMCRMNRKGYCGWEDHRTRRGAFKGTSGGVAVCISACDDDGNAADTSAFSGMESAGALTYNFIQAMQGEAKMTYGRLLNAMRSTIRNAKEGHFGHQAEEYGYGRMDSRLHYAHEPQLSSSHMFEIYSKPILL, from the exons ATGTTGGCATGTAGAAGAGAAAGATGCATGCAATGTGGAAGGCCTGTGTTGGTGCCAGTGCAAGGCTACTATGTTTCCGTTGTGTGTTATGGCTGCCAAGACTATTCAAAACCACAACCTAACTACCCTTTACCAAATAGAACTTCTCCCTACATCGATTTGGCTCCTGGCTTTCCGAGGCCTTGCCCGCCCCGGCCACCGCCACCTCCTGCTTCTCCATACGGTAAGAAGAGGGCTGTGTTGTTTGGTATTAGCTATGGTAAGCGAGTTAACAAGATCAAAGGTGCTGTGAATGATGCTCACTGCATGAAGTACTTTCTCATTGACAAGTTGGGTTTCCCTACCGATTCCATTCGCTTGCTCACGG ATGATCCGGAGGAGAGAAACCCACTAAGGATTCCAACAAAGCACAACATGCGAATGGCGATGAGGTGGTTGGTAGAAGGTTGCCGGCCAGGGGATTCATTGTTGTTCTACTACTCCGGTCACGGATCCAGAGAAGTGGACCATGACATGGATGAGCTTGATGGCTACGATGAAGCAATCTGCCCTGTTGATTATGAGCATGAGGGCAAGATAATTGATGATGAAATCAATGCAACCATCGTCCGCCCTCTGCCACGTGGCGCCAAGCTCCACGCCCTTGTTGATACATGCTTTAGCGGCACTGTTCTTGATTTACCCTTCATGTGCAGGATGAACCG AAAAGGTTATTGTGGATGGGAAGATCACAGAACCCGGAGAGGTGCATTCAAAGGCACAAGTGGAGGAGTAGCTGTTTGCATTTCAGCTTGTGATGATGATGGAAATGCAGCCGATACATCG gCATTTAGCGGCATGGAAAGTGCAGGAGCTTTGACTTACAATTTCATTCAAGCCATGCAAGGTGAAGCTAAAATGACTTATGGGCGCTTGCTGAATGCCATGCGGTCTACAATCCGCAATGCTAAGGAAGGACATTTTGGTCATCAAGCTGAAGAGTATGGCTATGGCAGAATGGACTCTCGCCTGCACTATGCTCAT GAGCCACAATTATCGTCATCTCACATGTTTGAAATCTATTCAAAGCCCATTTTACTGTGA
- the LOC107468625 gene encoding uncharacterized protein LOC107468625 produces the protein MATATAATSQLPAPPAQQQFLNLESLARIDTTTLSQSELHALSLSSLSAFDLHSTRRHIVTPKIDPSLFNESAGSRRQTYSRPRRPESSPTGRRRRVAGLLPAAKLPSLPSDDLGNAENRVIIDYLKQYIREDPKFDQVEFAPPSSASALVAYHGGGAGEGRGELAMVKFGERKRKRGRKPKVKVNLEESYSGMEIVNKNGVVINLMDLAKAEDPFAEELRRRTDGLQGEEELLGFLRDLEGQWGSRRRKRRIVDAANFGDALPLGWKLILGLKRKDGRAWIYCRRYISPSGQQFMSCREVASYLQSLIGHSDAPLQIGHRSENFPQEQRAITEHSAGVAHEDQREWQIVVANSDVPSFSVSNERGMELALLGLENLADVEIHDLFECHKCNVTFDEKDSYLQHLLSFHQRTTRRYRLGSSLGDGVIIKDGKFECQFCHKVFSERRRYSSHVGIHVRSNVRQAEDSSGLENVQRTDKSPVREDMLLSRLSRMDALIEIAQSSIMEDCDMEPASKVAACSLDQDINFESEQQMEDSLNGTNVVQVLNQQDSPELHMDVEEEETDDDSQVIDAKMVTCLDHTGLLCVNEKNGNPSVEVFDKSGIDMGGASQGPLLNLSCKDKISDSGENENFCCSNIKEKFKFNEDNNNKNELGIGSDGCKDVPLRTNVQELLMPASEENVIDSRVSKSPISQMQPLYSSPAFSSYKVGKQSCTEDHEYKNVKRFQELDEVSTTKHDATSVQDSFSLPDVQTDTINKTVMETTYPSSVQVESQEVMQLTTVCVWCGIEFNHDALNSEIQPDSVGFMCPACKAKISGQINVLDS, from the exons ATGGCCACCGCCACTGCAGCTACCTCGCAGCTGCCGGCGCCGCCAGCGCAGCAGCAATTTCTCAACTTAGAATCCCTGGCTCGGATAGACACTACAACTCTCTCACAGTCGGAGCTCCATGCCCTGTCTCTCTCCTCCCTCTCCGCCTTCGATCTCCACTCCACCCGTCGCCACATCGTCACTCCCAAAATCGATCCGTCTCTCTTCAACGAGAGCGCCGGATCTCGCCGCCAGACATACTCCCGTCCTCGCCGCCCCGAGTCCTCTCCCACCGGCCGCCGACGCCGTGTTGCCGGCCTCCTCCCCGCCGCTAAGCTACCTTCTCTCCCTTCCGATGACCTTGGAAATGCCGAGAACCGGGTGATCATCGATTATCTGAAACAGTATATCAGGGAAGATCCCAAATTCGACCAAGTCGAGTTCGCTCCGCCTTCTTCCGCTTCCGCGCTGGTCGCCTACCACGGAGGTGGTGCTGGCGAAGGGAGAGGAGAGCTCGCTATGGTGAAATTcggagagaggaagaggaagagagggCGGAAGCCGAAGGTGAAGGTGAACTTGGAGGAATCCTACAGCGGGATGGAGATTGTGAACAAGAACGGAGTGGTGATCAATCTGATGGATCTAGCGAAGGCGGAGGATCCTTTTGCGGAGGAGCTGAGGAGGCGGACTGACGGACTGCAGGGAGAGGAGGAGCTGTTAGGGTTTCTGAGGGATTTAGAGGGACAGTGGGGAAgcaggaggaggaagaggaggattGTGGACGCTGCCAATTTCGGTGACGCATTACCGCTTGGTTGGAAGCTTATTCTCGGGTTGAAGAGAAAGGATGGTCGCGCATGGATCTATTGTCGCAGATACATAAG CCCTAGTGGACAGCAATTTATGTCTTGTAGAGAAGTTGCTTCCTATTTGCAGTCTCTTATTGGCCATAGTGATGCACCGTTGCAAATCGGTCATAGGAGTGAGAATTTTCCGCAGGAACAAAGAGCAATCACTGAACAC TCTGCAGGTGTTGCCCATGAGGATCAACGTGAATGGCAGATTGTTGTAGCTAACTCAGATGTACCTAGTTTTTctgtttctaatgaacgtggGATGGAATTGGCCTTGTTGGGTTTGGAAAATCTTGCAGACGTGGAAATACATGACCTATTTGAATGTCACAAATGCAATGTGACCTTTGACGAGAAGGATTCATACTTGCAGCACTTATTGTCATTTCACCAGAGAACAACAAGACGATATCGGCTTGGATCTTCTCTTGGAGATGGAGTTATAATTAAAGATGGAAAGTTTGAGTGCCAGTTCTGTCACAAGGTGTTTTCAGAAAGGCGTCGCTACAGTTCTCATGTGGGGATCCATGTTAGGAGTAATGTGAGGCAGGCTGAAGATTCGTCAGGTCTGGAAAATGTTCAACGGACAGACAAGTCTCCAGTGAGGGAGGACATGCTGCTTTCAAGACTCTCCAGGATGGATGCCCTTATTGAAATTGCTCAGAGCTCTATCATGGAGGATTGTGACATGGAGCCTGCTTCGAAAGTTGCTGCTTGTAGCTTGGATCAAGATATAAACTTTGAGTCAGAACAGCAAATGGAAGATAGCTTAAATGGAACAAATGTTGTTCAAGTTTTAAATCAGCAGGATAGTCCAGAGTTACACATGGATGTGGAAGAAGAGGAAACTGATGATGATAGCCAAGTTATTGATGCAAAGATGGTTACTTGTCTAGATCACACGGGTTTGTTATGTGTAAATGAGAAAAATGGTAATCCATCTGTTGAAGTGTTTGATAAGTCTGGGATTGATATGGGAGGAGCTTCTCAAGGCCCTTTGCTTAATTTATCTTGCAAGGACAAAATATCAGATTCTGGGGAGAATGAAAATTTTTGTTGCTCTAATATCAAAGAAAAGTTTAAGTTTAATGAAGATAACAATAATAAGAATGAATTGGGAATTGGTTCAGATGGTTGCAAAGATGTTCCTCTTAGGACCAATGTTCAAGAGTTGCTAATGCCAGCTTCTGAAGAAAATGTGATCGACTCTAGGGTTTCTAAATCTCCTATATCCCAAATGCAACCTTTGTATTCCTCTCCTGCTTTCAGCTCTTATAAG GTAGGAAAACAATCTTGTACTGAAGATCATGAGTATAAAAATGTGAAGCGGTTCCAGGAATTGGATGAAGTCAGTACTACTAAGCATGATGCTACAAGTGTTCAAGATTCCTTTTCACTGCCTGATGTGCAAACTGATACGATAAACAAAACAGTGATGGAAACAACATATCCCTCTTCTGTTCAGGTTGAATCACAAGAAGTTATGCAGCTTACAACTGTGTGTGTTTGGTGTGGAATAGAGTTCAACCATGATGCCCTTAATTCTGAAATACAACCTGATTCTGTTGGATTCATGTGTCCAGCTTGTAAGGCAAAAATCTCTGGTCAAATTAATGTGTTGGACAGTTGA
- the LOC107468657 gene encoding metacaspase-1: MASRRARCMQCGRPVVVPMQAYNVYILCSGCQGYPQVQPNYPLLNSTPSFINFAPGFSRPYPPPPSPASAYGNKRAVLFGISYAKQDNRIKGAVNDAHCMKYFLIDKLGFPTDSIRMLTDDPEERNPLRIPTMHNMRMAMRWLVEGCRAGDSLVFYYSGHGSRVVDRNMDEVDGYDEAICPVDYEHEGKIIDDEINATIVRPLPRGAKLHALVDTCFSGTVLDLPFMCRMNRKGYYGWEDHRSRRGAYKGTNGGVAVCISACDDDGSAADTSAFSGMESSGALTYSFIQAMQDEAKLTYGRLLNAMRSTIRDAKEGQFGPNYQDYAAMESRLQYAHEPQISSSEKFDIYSKPILM, encoded by the exons ATGGCAAGTAGAAGAGCAAGATGCATGCAGTGTGGAAGGCCTGTGGTGGTGCCAATGCAAGCCTATAATGTTTACATTCTGTGTTCTGGCTGCCAAGGCTATCCACAAGTCCAACCCAACTACCCTTTACTCAACAGCACTCCTTCCTTCATCAATTTTGCTCCTGGATTTTCGAGGCCTTACCCGCCGCCGCCTTCTCCTGCTTCTGCATATGGTAACAAGAGAGCTGTGTTGTTTGGTATTAGCTATGCTAAGCAAGATAACAGGATCAAAGGCGCTGTCAATGATGCTCACTGCATGAAGTACTTTCTCATTGACAAGTTGGGTTTCCCTACTGATTCCATTCGCATGCTCACAG ATGATCCAGAAGAGAGAAACCCTCTAAGAATTCCAACAATGCACAACATGAGAATGGCGATGAGGTGGTTGGTGGAAGGTTGCCGGGCAGGGGACTCATTGGTGTTCTACTACTCCGGTCACGGATCGAGGGTAGTCGACCGTAACATGGATGAGGTTGATGGGTATGATGAAGCAATCTGCCCTGTTGATTATGAGCATGAGGGCAAGATAATTGATGATGAGATCAATGCAACAATCGTCCGCCCTCTGCCACGTGGCGCCAAGCTCCACGCCCTTGTTGATACATGCTTTAGCGGCACTGTTCTTGATTTACCTTTCATGTGCAGGATGAACcg AAAAGGTTATTATGGATGGGAAGATCACAGAAGCCGCAGAGGTGCATACAAAGGCACAAATGGAGGAGTAGCTGTTTGCATTTCTGCTTGTGATGATGATGGAAGTGCGGCAGATACATCG GCATTTAGCGGCATGGAAAGTAGTGGAGCGTTGACGTACAGTTTCATTCAAGCCATGCAAGATGAAGCTAAACTGACTTATGGCCGCTTGCTGAATGCTATGCGCTCCACCATCCGCGACGCTAAGGAAGGACAGTTTGGTCCTAACTACCAAGATTATGCCGCCATGGAATCTCGCCTGCAATATGCTCAT GAGCCACAGATATCTTCATCTGAAAAGTTTGATATTTATTCAAAGCCTATTTTAATGTGA